Within Acaryochloris thomasi RCC1774, the genomic segment CTGAGCGGCTAAATTCAAGGCCCAAAAGGCGACCACTGCAGCAATGAGGTTAACGCTTGATTCAGCAACGTCAGAGAATAGGCCCACTGAACCCGTGAGTAAGTAGGCCCAAAACTTTAGCCCCATGGTCACGAGGGCAGCAGCGATGGAAAGCTTGATATAGTTGCGGGCAACCAGACTGCTCATAGAACTTGAGAATGTCGGCGTTAAGGACGATACCAGAGATTCGCAATCCGCTTGGCTGTTGTCAGCGCCTGCTGTCGATCGGGGTTGTCTAACAGAGCGGTGACGTGGCCCAACTTCCGGCCTGGATGGGCCTTAGCCTTACCATACCAGTGAACAAAAGTATTGGGGAAGGTCGCCATCATCTCTCGTTTTTGGCCGTAGTCATACTCAGCCACTTCATAGCCCAAGAGATTGATCATGATCGCCCCTGGTGCCGTTAAGCTAGTGTCTCCTAAAGGCAGCCCGCTAACGGCCCGCAAATGCTGCTCAAACTGTGACGTTGCGCAGGCATCAAGCGTGAGATGCCCGGAATTATGGGTACGGGGGGCGATCTCATTGACGAGAATCTGGCCGTCGGGGGTTAAGAAGAGTTCAATCCCGAAGATCCCTACCGCCTCTAGATCATTGAGGAGTGTGGTGGCTGCATTTTCGATCTGCTGTTGGGTCTCGGAAGCCAGGGCCACCGGAGCCATTGCCCAGTGACAGACCTGATGATGCTGATAGGTTTCGATCACCGGATAAAGAGCTACCTCGCCCGTGATCGAGCGAGCCGCAACAATCGCCAGCTCTCGCTCGAAGGGAATAAATGCTTCAGCCATGAAGGCTTCAGGACTGGGGGGCGTTGGAAAGTCATTCCAGAAAGCCTGAAGCTGCACGGCATCATGCAAAATAAACGTGCCCTGGCCGTCGTAACCGTGGCGACGCGACTTCACCACCAGCGGAAAGTCGAGGGTGCTGATATCAGTGCTGGGCCCAATCGTCGTAAAGGCCGGGACGGGGAGGCCCAATTTTTGCAGATAGGTGCGCTGTTCATATTTATCCAGCAAAGGCTGCAGCGCGGTTAGGGCAGGCCGAAAGCAAATGCCTTGGGTCGCAAGCTGGCTGAGGGCTTCTAGATCGACAAATTCGTTTTCAAAGGTGATCACCTGGCAGTGTTGGGCCAGCTCGGCTGTGGCCTTCGCGTCATCGACCGCGGCAAAAACGGGGTGACCGGAGGGATGGGAAAAGTTTGCGATCGCAGGGTCTGTCTTGTTCGGTGTCTGCACCGATAGCTCAATGCCGAGGTCCGCAGCGGCTTTTGCCATCATCCAGGCCAGTTGTCCACCGCCGATGACGCCAACCCGTTGAACCGTTGCTGGATCCGCAACCGATGAATACACCGCAGCCATAGCTTTAACTTGAGTCTCTACACTTACTCGTCAGAACGACCTGACTCTACTCTCTCAATATTGTCGACGCCAATCCAGCCGACCAAGGATTGCGTTTTATCATCTTTCTCTATGTCTAGTTCTACCTTCTGCCATTTTTTATCGCTTGAGATATCAACAACCCTGAGGGGCTGGCGATAGTCTAAAACAGTTATGGCCTTGGCATCGGTGCTGGGAGCAGGCCGCAAAAACAGGCCGTTTTGATAGGAGACTGTTGCCTCATAGGCGGCAATTTTGGGCGTGACGGCGGCCTTGTCGTCATTGGGAAAAGTGGGCTTTGGTGGCGCTTTTGAAAACTGACTAAAGTAGAAGTAGCCTGCGATTGTCAACCCCCCTGCAATGAATGCCAACCCTAAGAACACACCGAGAATCAGTTGGGCGAGTTTTGACCAGTTCATAGAGTTCGGACAGGAGCAGACATTGAGCAGGCGCTAGTCAGGCTGCTGGAGCTGACGCTGAATACGCAAACTCAGTGTACTATGCTTGGACGCCAGCCGCGCTTTCCCTGATGCAGCCCATTCTTGCAGGAACTGCACCTGCTCCTGAGCCGTGCGCGCCAGCGGGATAATTTGGCTGGCTGATTCGAGAATATCGTCGGTGGTGAAGTCCCGGTTTTGACTGAAGCCCAGATGCATGGCTTCGATTAAACACTGCTCAATTTCAGCCCCAGAAAAATCGGGGGTTTCGTAGGCCAGCCGCTCTAAATCGTAGATTGATAAGTTATGGGGGCGCAGCCGCGATAGATGCACTGAAAAAATATCTTGACGCTCTTCGGTGGTGGGCAAGCCTACAAAAAAGACTTCATCAAAGCGGCCCTTCCGCAGGATTTCGGGAGGGAGGGACTGAATGTTGTTGGCGGTTGCCACCACAAATACGGGGGACTGCTTCTCTGCAAGCCAGGTAATAAAGGTGCCGAAGACGCGGCTTGTGGTACCCGAATCCCCCCGACCTTCAAAACCGGCAAAGGCTTTGTCAATTTCGTCAATCCAAAGGATGCAGGGGGCTAGGGCTTCGGCAAGCTGAATCATTTGCCGGGTCCGAGATTCGGATTCCCCGACGAGGCCCGCAAACAGACGCCCCACGTCTAGCCGCAAAAGAGGCAAGTGCCAGTGGTGGGAGATGGCCTTTGCGGTCAACGATTTCCCTGTGCCTTGAATGCCTGCCAATAGGAGGCCCCGAGGGTGTGGTAGGCCGTACTGTCGGGCTCGTTCTGAGAAAGCGCCGCCGCGTCGCAGTAGCCAGTCTTTGAGGTTGTCGAGTCCCCCAATGTCAGAGATGTTCTCTTTGGCGGGGTAGAAGTCTAGGATCTGGGTTTGCCGAATGGTCTGGCGCTTTTCTTCGAGGATCAGGTCTACATCGTCGGCGCTGACTTGGCCGTGGGTTGCGATCGCACGTGATAAAACCCGCCGAATCCGCTCCATCGAAAGCCCTTGGCAGGATCTGACGAGATCATCTAACGCCTTACCTTCAAGACGGCTGTTCGTAGCCGTTAAAAGCTGCTCGACCTCTTTCCCGATTTCCGCCGCATTGGGCAACGGGAAGTCGAGGACATTGAGCGCTTCACTCAGATCGGTGGGAATGACTAGCTCACTGGAAAGCAGCACAATGTTTTTCGGCTGGGACTTCAGCTCTCGGGCGAGGTTACGCAGCTTGCGAGACACTGCAACATCATCGAGAAAGCGATGGAAGTCCCGCAGGATAAAAATGGCGGGGGCGCTAGTCGGGAGCTTATTGATCAGATCGAGGGCTTGTAAAGGATTGCGTCGGGCAAAACCGTCATCGGTGGGGTTGCCCTGGTAGCCATCGACAAAATCCCAGGTGTAAATAGCGCGATTGCCCTGTTTTTTGGCGGAGGTTGCGATCGCAACCTCCGCCCGCTCTTCTTCTTGGGTCGGAATATAAATCAGCGGATATCTGGCCCGCAACAGGAGTTCAAAATCTTCACTAAAGCCCATACTGATTTACCGACCGTGAGAGGGTGTCAGTATTCTACAATTTTCCCTACGACAGCGGATTGAGCATTTCGCCGCACAATGGCGGTCATTGCGGGCTTTAAGCGTCAAGTCCCGCGTTCTTGAGATTTATTACCGCTCTTATTTGACAACGGCCCGGAAGCGGATGAGGCCAAAGGAATCGTTAGGGGTACCTGGGCTGTTGGCATGGGGGATCGTCCCAAGATTGACGACCACTGCGCCATTATCTTCAGATTGATTGGGCACGTTACTGCAGACATCTGGCAGTACTGCTCCTGGCGGGAAGAACTGCGCGGTATCGCCATCATTATCGTTAGAGAAGGAGAATGTATCGCCGTCGTACTCCACAAGAATGCCGCGATTGGCACCCGCGCCGCCCCCGGGTGCTGGCGTGACTGCATTGAAGGTATCGGGGACAAAGGTTTGGGAATTGGGGATGCGATCGCAAAACTGCACATCCTCTGCATCTTGGCTTCCATCCGAAAGAAAATAGATTGTATATTCAACCTCATCGCCGGGCTGGGTTTCACCCCCATTCGTCTGCCCTCTCAAAAAGCCGCTAGTGTTGCTGTTAGGGGTATTGGGCCAGTTCTCTGTATCAATCGGGTTCGGCGCTGGATTGTCTAAATCATTGTCATCATAGGGATAGTCAGGGGCATTGACGTATACATCAAGGTCAGTGCTGCCATTGGTCGTTTGACCATTAACGCGGGTGATTCGCTTCACCAGCAGCAGATTGGGATCATTCGCGGCCGCTGCTGTAATAGTGACTCCATAATCTTCCACCTCGCCATCAAGGGCAGAACCCACCGATGCATCATCGCGATTGGTCGTGTCGGCACTTGAATCAAGATCTTCTGTCGTCACTCTGACGCGAACATAACTTGCACCTGCGGTGATATCAGGACCAGAGCTACCGATATTGCTCCAGCTTAAATTCACTGGGGCATTCGTACTGTTGGCCGCAACGGTCGCGTCAGCCGCTCGTTCGTCCTCGTCAAATTCGCCATCCCGATCAAAGTCGATCCAGGCGTAGACGTTCGCAGGCACGTTGTTGGTGTTGTTGACAGTCGTTGTCAAGCTATAGCTGGTGTCTGTCTGCTCAAGGACAGGGAAAGTGGTAATGCCATCTTCATCGTCCACTGCCGGAGTATTGACTGCGTCATCACCGTTGGCTGCAGCTGAACTCTGGGGAGCGGCTTCAGCATCAGGTCGGGTCGCGCCCAAGTGCAGAGTGCTAGAAATGGTGTGCTGGGCGGGAGTATCACTGCTGTTTAGGGTGCCATCCCCTGTTGTGTCGTCATAAGTGAGCGGGGCATCGCCATAGTCAGGATCGGCACAATACTCAATTGAAAGAAAGCCCAGGGTAACGTTCCCACCGTTGTTATCTTCTTTGCCCGTGACCACCCTAATCTCATCGATGGGGCCAGGGATGGATAGGTTGTAGGTATTGGTGATTACGCCCGGATCGTTGTCCTGATTTTGGCTCACGACCGTATCACTTTGGCCATCCCCATCCTCATCTCTGAACGACATGCCGGTACTTAAATTACTGAAGTTTGCCGCCGTGATCTGCACCGGAACGCCTCGAAGCGTGGCGATGATATAGGTGCCATCGTCATTGTTCAAGCCACCTGCCACCATCGCAAAGTCAGTGACGGGGGTGGGGAAGGAAAAAACGTACGTCGCCTGATTATTGGTGTTGAGAAAGCTATTGGAATTGTTGCTCTGGACAAACAGGTGAGGGCCAAAGCCAGGAGCCGGATCGTTTTGGACCTGGATGCCGGCGTTAAAGGCCGCACTGCCACTCAGCTCGGTATTGAAGCTGAGGCTGCCGTTGTTAAATGTGAGCGGCGTTGGGAGCGGTATTGTGGAGCCTTGCAGGGCTTGGTTGAGCGGGAAGTTGGCGCTATTGAAGGTTGTGTTTGCCTGTGCAATACAAGCCGGACCCACGGGGGTAGAGGCCGCTGCGATCGCAACTGCATAGTCTTCCACCTCACCATCGCTGGCGGCCCCCACTGAGGCATCATCTTGATTCGTCGTCTCGTTCGTATTCACATCAAGGTCATCTTGGGTGACCCGGACGCGCACATAGCTGGCTCCGTCCTGGATATCGAGACCGTTGCTGCCAATACTGCTCCATTTCAGCTTCACTGTGCCGTTCGTATTGCTGGGCACCTGACCACTGCCGTCGAGAGCAATTGTGTCACTGTCAACCGTCGCCCGTTCATCTTCATCGAACTGGCCATCGCGATCAAAGTCGATCCAGGCAAAGACATTGGCCGGATTGCTGCTGCCGTTGTTGATGGTAGCCGTCAGGCTATAGGCCGTCGTTGTCTCATCGAGAGCTGGGAATGAGGTCACTCCATCTTCATCATCTGTGCCGTTATTATCATCGCCATCGGCCCCAGGCCCCGGCTGAGTATCGGCTTCACCGTCAGGCGCAACGCTGCCGAGATAGAGGGCTGTGACTTCGTGGCTGGCATCGCCATAGGTGTCAGGGGCGTCGCCAAAATCGATGGTTTCGTTCACCGTGGCCTGTTGGCTGGCACTTGCTTCTTGACGATGGTTTGTGGCATCGCCGTTGATGGGGTCGCCATTGGCATCGCCGTTGTCGGTACCAGAATTATCCTGTGTGTAAAGATCGCGATTGTTGCCGCCATCAACGAAGGGCTGGTTCTGCTGATCGGTGGGGGTGGTATCTCCTAACACAATGGTGACCTGATCGCCCATACTGGCGCTCGTGCTGACTTTGATCGGCACTCGCACCGTCAGAACACCACTTGCAGGGAGTGACCCACCGGTTAACCCAGGAATCGTCAGTGCTCCGGTGGTGGCTCCTGCTGTAGGGATGGTGACGGGGGAGCTGCTCAAATCTGTGGCTGCAGTGGAGCCAGCGCCATCGGGGTCAAAGCCAATAATTTCGATGTTTCCCTGCAGTGCCCCGTTGGTGACGGCAGAGGGGGCGCCCGGAATAAAGAATTGGGTAGGGTCATTGCCGATATTGGTGATGGTGTAGGTAAAGTACACGACATCACCGGGATTGATGACTCCATTCCCCTGCTGAGAACCCGCGCCTGATACATTGCTGGGGGCTTCAGTGGGTGTGGTGCTGCTAGAGACGGTGATGCCCGCAACCTCAGCGACTCGGACCACAACCTCATTGGATTCGATATTGGTGGTGGAACTGTCAACGGGATTTACGAAACTGCCGGTGGCTTGGTTCCTAATCACGGTGCCAGGAGCAGGGGGTGCGGCCAACACGGAGAGCGCGGGTAGCCAGTTGCCGCCGGTAAAGAGGACTGCCAACAGAAGTTTGAGGGGCAACGTCAATCGTTGGGTCTGTTTTCTTTTAGGGTGGGTGTGACGCTCAAACATAGTGGGTTCTCAAGGCGGGTAGGGAGCTAATAGAGAGGGGGCAGAGAAGGTGGCTATTGATTAATGGTGGTGGTGTAGCGAAAGAATCCGTAGGCATTATTCGGCTGTCCTTGCCCCGTAGAGCCAGGAAAAAGCGTTAGGTTCGGCAGGCCGGTATTGGCGGCCCCAGTGATGTCAAAGATGAGGGTGCCGTTGGCGTTGGCTCCCTGGAGGTTACAGGTGGCGGGGAGGGTAGTACCTCCCGCAACGAATTGGGTGCGATCCGCTGCATCATTGGCGGCGCTTAGATCAAGAGTGGCGCTGGTGCCCAGACGAACCTGTACGTCTGGGTCTGGGCCACCGTAGGCGGCTAGCTTGAGCGCTTCTTCGGGTTGGATGCGATCGCAAAATCGTACGCCCTCTGCCGCGGAACTACCGGTATTCAAAAAGTAGACGGTGTATTCAACATCATCTCCAGGCTGGACCGTACCGGCATCAATCTGGCCGACCAGATAATTCGCAGGCCAAAAGGGGTGGTTATCCGCGTCGGTGGATGTTCCCCCATCTTCCACATCGGTGAGCTGGGTGTTATTGATGGCCGTGATCCGCTTCACCAAAAGAACGTTAGGGTCGCTTACCTGATAGTCTTCGACTTCGCCATTACTGCCGCCACCGTTGAAGTCGCTTGTGGTTAACGGCGCGTCGTTGATGCGCAGGCGAGCATAATAGGTATCGCCTGCGGCCAATCCGCTTAAGTTTGTCCAGGTGAGTGTTGCTGTCGTGTCGTTATCTGCAACTGTGGCAACGACGCCTTCACTCGCTTGAAACGTTCCATCCTGATTAAAATCGATCCAACCGGCTAAATAGGCATCTTCGCCCGTTGTATTGGTCACCCTGACCGTTGCGCTATAGCTCGTTGAATTGCCAATAAAATTAACCCCCTCTTCGTCATCAGGGGCTGTGCCATTGTTATCATCGCCATCGGCATTACTGGTAGGCTGACCATCTGCCTCTAGATCAGGAGCAACCGTCCCTAGGTGGAGGTTTGCGCTAATGAGGTGACTGGCAGGAATACCCCCAACGGTAATATCTGTATCAGTGCCATAGGTATCAGGGGCATCACCAAAATCGTTATCGTCGGTGTCAGCAATGATCGTCTGCGTTTCTTGATCTTGAATGTTGCCAAAGACCCAAGTGTCGATGAAGTTGGTGTTGCCAATTCCGCCACTGCTGAAATTGCCCCAAGTATGGCGGCCTGCAGGCGTATTAGACAAAGCACCGACCAGATTGCGAGTACCAGCGATTGGACTGTCGTCCCAATGATTCAACACAGGTGTTCGGGGGTTAGAACCATTGGCGTCCCAAATGGCTAGGCCGTTATTGGTCCCTCCTCCACTTGTCTCTGCATCAAAAGCAACGAAGTGATACTCTCCCAGGCCAATACTCACTTGTGCGGGGTAGGTTCCTGATGGCAAGACAGCAGCATTGATGCCCCGCCCATCCCACTCGACAGCGTTAGCTCCTGCAGTGGCACTCCCAAATAAAACGCGATCGCCGTTATCAAAGCTTCTATTATCGTTGGTGTCAATGATGATTCTGTAAGTACCCGCAACGTCTAGATCAAATTGGAAGAAACCTGAATCTTGAACGTTGGTTGTTGAATTGGGAGAAATTGAATTATCTTGGCTGTTATTATCAAAAAATCGCAGATTAGTCAGATTCGGTGATGCTGGCTCTGGTAAGACCGGCAGTACGGCTGAACTTGAATTTGGTGGAGCCAAGTAGATCGGGAATTCTCTTGCAAAAGATGCACCGGAACTGCCTAATGCACTGGTACGGGAATTGGGTGGGTTAAGGCCAATGCTATTGGCCACGATCTCATGGCGCTGGGGGGCAAAGTTATTGAGATCGAGCTGCCAAATAAACTCTGTGTTAGGCCGTCCCCCCGGGGTTCTGATATAAAGGTCAGCGTCGTAACCCCCTGGTGCGAAGAAGGTGTTGCCTGCATTGAATGCCCAACTTGTGGCCCAAATTTGTCCATTATCTGCATTGGGATCGGGATTAACGGAGGCAGAGGAGGTAACGGTTATATCAAAGTAGGTAAAAACGTTGTTGCTACCACCACCGTTCCCTTGGCTAGTGTTAAACAAATTAATTTCATAGGTGCCTGCTTCCGACGCAATGAAACGAACGGGGGTCGTCAAATTGCCTACTGCACTATCAGGATTATCTTGGTTGTTGCAAAGCGTGGCTTGGGACGCAGTTTGTGCATTGCTCCCAGCTAAACGCCAAGCAGTGACAGCACTATCGAAGAAACCAGGTGACCCGGCTGCCACTTGGTTGTTGTAGTCAAGCGGTGCACCCGAAGGGCGAAACACTCGGATAGCAGTAGTGTCTGTTAAAGACCAACCGCAGAGAGAAACGTTGATAACGTCACCAGGGTTTTCTACATTGACTTGAATCCCTCTGTTGGTACCTTGAATAAAGCCGTTAGCAGCATTGTATTCAAACAGGAAAACGTTGAGTCCTTGGTCACCTCTGCCGAGCTGTTGAGAACCTTCACCCCAGGCAGGAATAGCTGAAGCTAATAAGATAATGGCTCCAAGACCAAGACTTGAAAGTGTAGAAGCAAGTCGCCCTCTGCTATTGGTCTGGGGCCGATCGTGAACAAGATTATAGCGATTATGATCTAACCCGACAATACTTTTACTATTCTGAAGGGTCTGCTTAAATAATGACTTCATTATGACCTGATAATTCAAGAATTGAGGGTTAGTTCCAAAGAGACAGTAATGCTGGCATTAGAGAATTATGTAGGTAATAAATTACCTATATATAGGAGGCTAAAATGCTATTTCAAAAGGGTCTTTGATGTTCTCGACTGTGGCTCAATGCCAAATGTTAGCCACTATGAACGTGCCCATTCTTGCTAGAGAATGGGTTTATCCCGTAGTGCTTAATCTGCAGCTTTATGCCAGCTACCGCCTTAATGCAAGGCAGCTTATTGCAGTTTGTCTGCTGCGAGTACGAGACTCTGCAGCCAAATCTGCACCCCCTGTATCTCTAGGACACCCAAATTGGGTCTCGAATTGATCGTAGGCAGCACTGATTATGACCGTCATCATGCTGATAACTATATTGAGTATCGCTATTTTGTGAGGAGTCGCAATCGTGAAAACTACCGATCTTTATCGGCGTTTCACCTATACGGCAAATGCTTGCCATACTCTACTGATTTCAACCTCCTTAAAACTACGGATCTTTTTGCCTTAACTGGCAAATTTAACCCGTGGGTCTACGGAGAGAAGCATGGTCTTGAGGGAAACTAGCAGGGGTAGTTGTAGTTCCCTCGTGACCTGTTCGTTTGCAATGGCCTGGGGCCTTACGGCCAAGATTTTGCGTTCTAGAGTCGTAGCGAACCAGCAGCATAGAAGTGGGAGATTTAATGCTTTGGTGTTGGAAGAGCGCTTTGAATCTTGTCCATAAATCTATACTGCTAGGGGAAGGGTTGCGATCGCATCCATGATCTCGTCTATTTTGTATAACTTGTCCAGCCACCGTAGAACTTTTTGATACAAGCTACCGCACCTTCGTCTAAGAGCGGATCATTCCCGAGAATATGGCAGAGCTACCCAGATTCTATTGTTTTCTCCATTGGTGAGAGGTTTAAACGTGGCATCCAACCAGCGTCACCATTATTTTGAGCATCAATGTTGTCACTGGTAATACTGGCAAGAAGGCGATCCGCGACTCTAATGGTGGTAGTCCTAACCTGATTCGATTCCACTACCGTGACGGTCGCCCCAGAAACCGCGTCTCCCTCCCCTGAAAGCTGCAAAAAGCTGCATTCATATCTGGACTCTCGACAACTGATAGCGTCTGGGCCACGGCAGGGAGCGCCCACGGACTCAGTTCACTGCTTAGAAGTAGAACTATACTCAACTGATGGGAACTAATATTTGGTAAAGGAAAGCTCTCTTGAGATGGAATGAGTCAAGCGACAATCCGTACTGCGTGTACTGGGTCGTCTTCAAATGCTGCCCCTATTTAACCTTGGCTCGAAAGCGGACCAAGCCGTAGGACGTCGCAGGATCACCTGAACTATTGGCCTTGGGCAAATTTCCCAGATTCACTACAATGGCCCCGTTATCTTCGGTTTGGGCTGCTGCACCATCGCAGGCAGAAGGCAGTGTTTCACCGGATGGATAAAACCGTGCGGTATCACCGTCATCATCATTTGAGTAGGATAGCGTGCTGCCGTTATACTCCACTAAAATGCCACGATTGGCACCGACCCCACCGCCAGTTGCAGCAGGCACAGAATTATAGGCATCTGAGACAAACGTCTGGAAATCTGGAACCTTGTCGCAGAGTTCAACATCTGATGCATCCACATCGCCAGTTGACAGGAAGTAGATGGTGTATTCCACTTCATCATCAGGGCGGGTTGTTCCCCCTTCACGGCCCCCGATCAGAAAAGTACTGCTAGTACTACCGGTGGTATTGGGCCAGTTTTCGGTATCAGGAGTGGGGAACTGCGCGTTTCCAGTCAGGCTGGGTTCCAGTGTGTTGTCATCGTAGGGATAATCTGCGTCTTCAACATAGGCCGCGAGATCGGTGCTGCCATTGGTTGCGGTGCCGTTGACTCGAGTGATGCGTTTGACCAGTAGCAAATTCGGATCTTGAGGCTCACTGACGATAACATCAGTGGGGTCGCTCTGAGCCGCTGTACCAGGATCATCACTCATACCGGAAAAGGGTATACCTGAGAACTCACCCCTGTAGTCAATATCAGCCTGATTAGAAATGGTGGTCGGGAAGCTAGAAATTCCTGAATCAACCCTAACTCTGAATTTCACCACAACCGTATCGTCCACAGCTCCAGGAACATTAGGATCATCAAAGGGGACAACGCCACCATTGAGAATACCAGCCCCAACTCCGGTTCTGAAGACAACACGGTTATTCGCGCTATCAAACTCAGCCCGATCATCATTAGGGGCATCTGAGGGGGCATCTGGAGTCGTAAACGTTGGGTCAGGATCTGTAATTATTTGTAGAGAGTCAGGCTCGTAAGTTGTGTTGGTAGGAATATCATCGGTCAGAATGGCATCAGTTGCATTATCGTTACCTGTATTTTGGTAAGTAATCGTATATTCCAGAACATCACCGGGAAAAACATCACCACCATTAATATCTGTAACCGTCTTAGTAAAGTTTTGGTCTAGTACAGGTTGAAAGACCTGAACGCTAAAGAAGAATGCAGTGGGATAGTAAACATCTCCCGTCGTCGTAAATTTTAGGTCAGCTGACGTTGCACCATTTGGAATAATAGGGTCACCACTGGTATCCAGTGCTTCAACAATATCTATATCCAGTGCCAAGAGATTAGAATAATCAGGATTTCGACTGATTGGGCCTAGTACTGGACCACCTGGAGTGGTAATAACGGAGGTATTTGTCTTGATCCCTATACCATATAGTGAGTTAGAGCTATTAAAAAAGTTGTTCGACGGATTATTGGCATCGGAGACAACCTGGTTATTGATCTGAAATTCATCTGGCTGGAAACGGACGTCACCTTCACTAATAAATGCTCCCATCGCGGCTTCAAAAGGACCAGCCTGTGGCGTTAAAAAGCCACTGATAGTGGCAGTTCGGTCAGTACCGCTAACAGGTAGGTACCCGTCAAAGATGGTCATGTTACGAAGAACTTCTGTAT encodes:
- a CDS encoding 5-(carboxyamino)imidazole ribonucleotide synthase; amino-acid sequence: MAAVYSSVADPATVQRVGVIGGGQLAWMMAKAAADLGIELSVQTPNKTDPAIANFSHPSGHPVFAAVDDAKATAELAQHCQVITFENEFVDLEALSQLATQGICFRPALTALQPLLDKYEQRTYLQKLGLPVPAFTTIGPSTDISTLDFPLVVKSRRHGYDGQGTFILHDAVQLQAFWNDFPTPPSPEAFMAEAFIPFERELAIVAARSITGEVALYPVIETYQHHQVCHWAMAPVALASETQQQIENAATTLLNDLEAVGIFGIELFLTPDGQILVNEIAPRTHNSGHLTLDACATSQFEQHLRAVSGLPLGDTSLTAPGAIMINLLGYEVAEYDYGQKREMMATFPNTFVHWYGKAKAHPGRKLGHVTALLDNPDRQQALTTAKRIANLWYRP
- a CDS encoding SH3 domain-containing protein — its product is MNWSKLAQLILGVFLGLAFIAGGLTIAGYFYFSQFSKAPPKPTFPNDDKAAVTPKIAAYEATVSYQNGLFLRPAPSTDAKAITVLDYRQPLRVVDISSDKKWQKVELDIEKDDKTQSLVGWIGVDNIERVESGRSDE
- a CDS encoding AAA family ATPase produces the protein MGFSEDFELLLRARYPLIYIPTQEEERAEVAIATSAKKQGNRAIYTWDFVDGYQGNPTDDGFARRNPLQALDLINKLPTSAPAIFILRDFHRFLDDVAVSRKLRNLARELKSQPKNIVLLSSELVIPTDLSEALNVLDFPLPNAAEIGKEVEQLLTATNSRLEGKALDDLVRSCQGLSMERIRRVLSRAIATHGQVSADDVDLILEEKRQTIRQTQILDFYPAKENISDIGGLDNLKDWLLRRGGAFSERARQYGLPHPRGLLLAGIQGTGKSLTAKAISHHWHLPLLRLDVGRLFAGLVGESESRTRQMIQLAEALAPCILWIDEIDKAFAGFEGRGDSGTTSRVFGTFITWLAEKQSPVFVVATANNIQSLPPEILRKGRFDEVFFVGLPTTEERQDIFSVHLSRLRPHNLSIYDLERLAYETPDFSGAEIEQCLIEAMHLGFSQNRDFTTDDILESASQIIPLARTAQEQVQFLQEWAASGKARLASKHSTLSLRIQRQLQQPD
- a CDS encoding GEVED domain-containing protein — translated: MFERHTHPKRKQTQRLTLPLKLLLAVLFTGGNWLPALSVLAAPPAPGTVIRNQATGSFVNPVDSSTTNIESNEVVVRVAEVAGITVSSSTTPTEAPSNVSGAGSQQGNGVINPGDVVYFTYTITNIGNDPTQFFIPGAPSAVTNGALQGNIEIIGFDPDGAGSTAATDLSSSPVTIPTAGATTGALTIPGLTGGSLPASGVLTVRVPIKVSTSASMGDQVTIVLGDTTPTDQQNQPFVDGGNNRDLYTQDNSGTDNGDANGDPINGDATNHRQEASASQQATVNETIDFGDAPDTYGDASHEVTALYLGSVAPDGEADTQPGPGADGDDNNGTDDEDGVTSFPALDETTTAYSLTATINNGSSNPANVFAWIDFDRDGQFDEDERATVDSDTIALDGSGQVPSNTNGTVKLKWSSIGSNGLDIQDGASYVRVRVTQDDLDVNTNETTNQDDASVGAASDGEVEDYAVAIAAASTPVGPACIAQANTTFNSANFPLNQALQGSTIPLPTPLTFNNGSLSFNTELSGSAAFNAGIQVQNDPAPGFGPHLFVQSNNSNSFLNTNNQATYVFSFPTPVTDFAMVAGGLNNDDGTYIIATLRGVPVQITAANFSNLSTGMSFRDEDGDGQSDTVVSQNQDNDPGVITNTYNLSIPGPIDEIRVVTGKEDNNGGNVTLGFLSIEYCADPDYGDAPLTYDDTTGDGTLNSSDTPAQHTISSTLHLGATRPDAEAAPQSSAAANGDDAVNTPAVDDEDGITTFPVLEQTDTSYSLTTTVNNTNNVPANVYAWIDFDRDGEFDEDERAADATVAANSTNAPVNLSWSNIGSSGPDITAGASYVRVRVTTEDLDSSADTTNRDDASVGSALDGEVEDYGVTITAAAANDPNLLLVKRITRVNGQTTNGSTDLDVYVNAPDYPYDDNDLDNPAPNPIDTENWPNTPNSNTSGFLRGQTNGGETQPGDEVEYTIYFLSDGSQDAEDVQFCDRIPNSQTFVPDTFNAVTPAPGGGAGANRGILVEYDGDTFSFSNDNDGDTAQFFPPGAVLPDVCSNVPNQSEDNGAVVVNLGTIPHANSPGTPNDSFGLIRFRAVVK
- a CDS encoding GEVED domain-containing protein — encoded protein: MKSLFKQTLQNSKSIVGLDHNRYNLVHDRPQTNSRGRLASTLSSLGLGAIILLASAIPAWGEGSQQLGRGDQGLNVFLFEYNAANGFIQGTNRGIQVNVENPGDVINVSLCGWSLTDTTAIRVFRPSGAPLDYNNQVAAGSPGFFDSAVTAWRLAGSNAQTASQATLCNNQDNPDSAVGNLTTPVRFIASEAGTYEINLFNTSQGNGGGSNNVFTYFDITVTSSASVNPDPNADNGQIWATSWAFNAGNTFFAPGGYDADLYIRTPGGRPNTEFIWQLDLNNFAPQRHEIVANSIGLNPPNSRTSALGSSGASFAREFPIYLAPPNSSSAVLPVLPEPASPNLTNLRFFDNNSQDNSISPNSTTNVQDSGFFQFDLDVAGTYRIIIDTNDNRSFDNGDRVLFGSATAGANAVEWDGRGINAAVLPSGTYPAQVSIGLGEYHFVAFDAETSGGGTNNGLAIWDANGSNPRTPVLNHWDDSPIAGTRNLVGALSNTPAGRHTWGNFSSGGIGNTNFIDTWVFGNIQDQETQTIIADTDDNDFGDAPDTYGTDTDITVGGIPASHLISANLHLGTVAPDLEADGQPTSNADGDDNNGTAPDDEEGVNFIGNSTSYSATVRVTNTTGEDAYLAGWIDFNQDGTFQASEGVVATVADNDTTATLTWTNLSGLAAGDTYYARLRINDAPLTTSDFNGGGSNGEVEDYQVSDPNVLLVKRITAINNTQLTDVEDGGTSTDADNHPFWPANYLVGQIDAGTVQPGDDVEYTVYFLNTGSSAAEGVRFCDRIQPEEALKLAAYGGPDPDVQVRLGTSATLDLSAANDAADRTQFVAGGTTLPATCNLQGANANGTLIFDITGAANTGLPNLTLFPGSTGQGQPNNAYGFFRYTTTINQ